The region GTGCAGATATTGTGGGGGCCGAAGATTTAATGGAAAGAATTCAAGCCGGTGATATGCCCTTCGAACGCTGTATAGCAACCCCTGATATGATGGGATTGGTCGGTCGTGTTGGTAAGTTGTTAGGCCCACGTGGTTTGATGCCAAACCCAAAGCTTGGTACGGTCACAATGGATGTTGCCCAAGCTGTTGCTGCCGTTAAGGGTGGCCAGGTGGAGTATCGGGCAGAAAAAGGTGGCGTTGTCCATAGCGGTATCGGAAAAGCAAGTTTCCAAGAGAAAGCCTTGATTGAGAATATATCAGCCTATATTGACGCAGTGCAAAAAGCACGCCCAGCTGGTATCAAAGGCGAGTTTGTTAAGAAATTGACCTTGACCTCAACAATGGGAATAGGCATTAAGTTCGAGATTAAAGCGTAATCGGATATACGCATTAGGAATTTTGAGAGATATATTTATCTCTTAAAAGTTGAGGGTATATTTAGGGAAACCTATTTGCCTCTCTTGTGGTGCAGTCTACTTTTTTTGTAGGCAAGGGCTGTTAGATTTAAAGATATATCTTTAAAAATGACGCGTCCTTGATCTAACTAGAAAAAATAGAATGTGCCAAATTGTCCGAGACTGTGGGTTCTTTTGTGAAAGGCACAAAAGTTTAATGGGCTACCGCCTGCATGAGACAGAAGGGAGAGAAGTTTTGACTCCTTCTGGGACAGAATCGTGAAAATCAAAGGATACTTTGATTTTTAAATATAGAAAACACGAAAGGGGTAGTCTTTTTCGTGAAATATACTGTTAGGGAGTGAAAAATGGACCGTTCACAGAAAGAAGAACTGGTCTCACAAATGCGTACAACTCTGCAGGAGGCAACCAGCGTTATCGTTGCTTGTCAAACAGGGATAACAGTAGCTGAGGCAACTCAGTTGCGGCGCGATATGCGTGGGGCGGGAGCTGAATTCAAGGTTTTAAAAAA is a window of Alphaproteobacteria bacterium DNA encoding:
- the rplA gene encoding 50S ribosomal protein L1 translates to MVHVGKRLKKAFKTVDVEKIYSIDEAVKLVKANATAKFDETIEIAINLNIDSRKTDQNVRGVVQLPNGTGKNYRVAVFAKGPKADEALKAGADIVGAEDLMERIQAGDMPFERCIATPDMMGLVGRVGKLLGPRGLMPNPKLGTVTMDVAQAVAAVKGGQVEYRAEKGGVVHSGIGKASFQEKALIENISAYIDAVQKARPAGIKGEFVKKLTLTSTMGIGIKFEIKA